The Calditrichota bacterium genome includes a region encoding these proteins:
- a CDS encoding efflux RND transporter periplasmic adaptor subunit, translating into MKTILILLTLITITFTNCTQKQREGWKKRAEKITGEKEKTAQIIDTLNTNEFALTDQNRHFLNLKTVAARRQRIANTIEVPAVTMPHPNHFAAIKVPMNGWIRKLTVDPGSEVKKDAVVAIIENPQNMGQQLQIRSPISGVVSERPVNKNEWVESGMELMKIIDYRVLQGIMQLYPDEQSKVRVGQAVEFFQKGWSAEGRIKFISPTADPATGSVEARADIANSNQQVKANVPITARITVGEKVALVVPSSALLHEEDHFIVFVQKGEQFEKRLVETGIRTSEIVEIRDGIEAGEKVVTHGAYQLKNIAFSSAPTEEEK; encoded by the coding sequence ATGAAAACAATTTTAATTTTACTCACATTAATCACTATTACGTTTACCAATTGCACGCAAAAACAGCGGGAAGGCTGGAAAAAGCGTGCGGAAAAGATCACTGGTGAGAAAGAAAAGACAGCGCAAATAATTGATACTTTGAATACGAATGAATTTGCTTTGACTGATCAGAACCGTCATTTTCTCAATCTAAAAACCGTGGCTGCCAGGAGACAGCGAATTGCTAACACTATCGAAGTACCAGCAGTTACCATGCCCCATCCCAACCATTTCGCTGCCATCAAAGTACCAATGAATGGGTGGATTCGGAAACTCACTGTCGATCCTGGCAGCGAGGTTAAGAAAGACGCTGTTGTGGCGATAATTGAAAATCCACAAAATATGGGGCAACAGTTGCAGATAAGATCTCCAATCAGTGGCGTGGTAAGTGAACGACCGGTTAATAAAAATGAATGGGTAGAAAGTGGGATGGAATTGATGAAAATTATTGATTATAGAGTGTTACAGGGCATTATGCAGCTTTATCCTGATGAACAGAGTAAAGTGCGGGTAGGACAAGCGGTCGAGTTTTTCCAAAAGGGTTGGAGCGCTGAAGGACGCATTAAATTCATTTCGCCCACCGCAGATCCAGCTACCGGTAGCGTCGAGGCACGGGCGGACATTGCTAATTCCAATCAACAGGTCAAAGCCAATGTGCCAATAACCGCAAGAATCACTGTCGGAGAAAAAGTTGCTTTAGTGGTTCCCAGCAGTGCATTGCTTCATGAGGAAGACCATTTCATCGTGTTCGTCCAGAAAGGCGAACAATTTGAGAAGCGACTGGTAGAAACAGGAATCCGAACCAGCGAAATAGTTGAGATCAGGGATGGCATAGAGGCGGGAGAAAAAGTAGTAACGCATGGCGCCTATCAGTTGAAAAATATTGCCTTTTCCAGCGCCCCAACTGAGGAGGAAAAATAA
- a CDS encoding GxxExxY protein, whose translation MNNRENELSKLIIGSAIEVHRHLGPGLLESAYEECLCRELSINNIAFERQMPLPINYKGIKLDCSYRLDIVVEKQVIVELKAIEQITPIHQAQLLTYLKLSHLKLGLLINFNVPVLKDGIKRMVNNL comes from the coding sequence ATGAATAATCGAGAGAATGAATTATCAAAATTAATTATTGGTTCAGCTATTGAAGTTCATCGGCATTTAGGTCCAGGCTTACTTGAATCTGCTTATGAAGAATGCCTTTGCCGTGAATTATCAATTAATAATATTGCTTTTGAAAGACAAATGCCACTCCCCATAAATTATAAAGGAATAAAATTGGATTGTAGCTATAGGCTTGATATTGTGGTGGAAAAGCAGGTAATTGTAGAATTAAAAGCAATCGAACAAATTACTCCCATACATCAGGCACAACTTTTGACATATTTGAAATTATCACATTTAAAATTGGGCTTATTAATCAATTTCAATGTTCCCGTTTTAAAAGATGGCATAAAAAGAATGGTTAATAATCTTTAA
- a CDS encoding TolC family protein has product MKKFQIYISFLLVFSFVITMQGMAQVWTLQKVKNTAFQVNPRLQSLQNIVKAKQGALQQAAAFPNPEIGGITGNRSKMLSFGQQLEYPGKRNLRIKRAEQELQITRLNLQQERLNISAQAAALFFEVLWAQKNLTLVKENLTVTKNFLQAAQLKFQRGFGSKLDVIKGQVEVLRARRLLLTAKKELLNKRTQLKLLLKLSLKDTLTVKGTMDQSLFEPRGGLDSLLTIAYERSPELTIQQHKLLLSQLQLQAVQLSTKPDFNLDLAGGVEDKESKIELELRMPLAIWDRKKGAKSEALFIKKSAEYDSENVRLQITQQVTAAFQSYENAHQSVKLFQDSILKDAESAAQMAQRAFETSSFRFLDLIDAQRTYLSTVSEYEQVLLESRLAEIELRRSIGFD; this is encoded by the coding sequence ATGAAAAAATTTCAAATTTATATTTCATTCCTGTTAGTATTTTCTTTTGTTATAACAATGCAAGGAATGGCGCAAGTGTGGACGTTGCAAAAAGTTAAGAACACAGCATTTCAGGTTAATCCCCGGCTGCAAAGTCTGCAAAATATAGTGAAAGCAAAACAGGGTGCATTGCAACAAGCAGCAGCTTTTCCCAATCCTGAGATTGGCGGCATAACCGGCAATCGCAGTAAGATGCTCTCTTTTGGTCAGCAACTGGAATATCCGGGAAAACGGAACCTGCGAATAAAACGAGCCGAACAAGAGCTGCAAATCACCAGATTAAATTTGCAACAGGAACGACTAAATATTTCGGCCCAGGCAGCAGCCCTATTTTTTGAAGTGCTTTGGGCACAAAAAAACTTAACTCTCGTCAAAGAGAATCTCACCGTTACGAAAAACTTTTTGCAGGCTGCCCAACTGAAATTTCAACGGGGATTTGGAAGCAAATTGGATGTTATCAAAGGACAGGTTGAGGTTCTCCGCGCCAGACGGCTGTTGCTAACCGCAAAAAAAGAATTGTTGAACAAGCGAACGCAATTGAAACTATTATTGAAACTTTCGCTAAAAGACACCCTGACTGTAAAAGGAACGATGGACCAATCGCTATTTGAACCACGTGGTGGATTAGATTCTTTGTTAACGATCGCTTATGAGAGAAGTCCCGAATTAACTATTCAACAACACAAATTGCTGTTATCTCAACTACAGCTACAAGCTGTCCAATTGTCCACTAAACCAGACTTCAATCTCGATCTTGCCGGCGGTGTAGAAGATAAAGAGTCAAAAATCGAGCTTGAATTGCGCATGCCGTTAGCAATCTGGGACAGAAAAAAGGGAGCCAAATCCGAGGCTTTATTTATAAAGAAAAGTGCAGAATACGACAGCGAGAATGTTCGTTTGCAAATCACACAACAGGTAACGGCTGCCTTTCAGAGTTATGAAAATGCTCACCAATCTGTTAAACTGTTTCAAGATTCCATTTTAAAAGATGCCGAATCTGCAGCTCAAATGGCGCAGCGCGCTTTTGAAACGAGCAGCTTTCGCTTCCTTGATTTGATCGATGCCCAGCGCACTTACCTGTCAACAGTTTCAGAATATGAGCAGGTATTATTGGAGTCGAGATTGGCGGAAATTGAATTGAGACGGTCAATCGGATTTGATTAA